Proteins from one Rhinopithecus roxellana isolate Shanxi Qingling chromosome 18, ASM756505v1, whole genome shotgun sequence genomic window:
- the LACC1 gene encoding laccase domain-containing protein 1 isoform X2, with protein MAEAVLIDLFGLKLNSQKNCHQTLLKTLNAVQYHHAAKAKFLCIMCCSNISCERDGEQDNCELETGNGLSALLKEFEIVSCPSMAACLYTIKQKIDERNLSSIKVIVPRHRKTLMKAFIDQLFTDVYNFEFEDLQVTLRGGLFKQSIEINIITAQELREIQNEIETFLRSLPALRGELTIITSPLIPDIFIHGFTTRTGGISYIPTLSSFNLFSSSKRRDPKAVVQENLRRLANAAGFNMEKFYRIKTHHSNDIWIMGRKEPDSYDGITTNQRGVTIAALGADCIPIVFADPVKKACGVAHAGWKGTLLGVAMATVNAMIAEYGCSLEDIVVVLGPSVGPCCFTLPRESAEAFHNLHPACVQLFDSPNPYIDLRKATRILLERGGILPRNIQDQNQDLNLCTSCHPDKFFSHVRDGLNFGTQIGFISIRE; from the exons ATGGCAGAAGCAGTTTTGATTGATCTTTTTGGTTTGAAATTGAACTCTCAAAAAAACTGCCATCAGACATTACTGAAGACTTTGAATGCTGTCCAGTACCACCATGCCGCCAAGGCCAAGTTTCTTTGTATAATGTGTTGCAGTAACATCAGCTGTGAAAGGGATGGAGAACAAGATAATTGTGAATTAGAAACAGGCAATGGATTATCAGCTCTCTTGAAAGAATTTGAGATTGTTAGCTGTCCCAGCATGGCTGCCTGTTTGTATACCATTAAACAgaaaattgatgaaagaaatctGAGCAGCATTAAGGTAATTGTacccaggcacaggaagacattAATGAAAGCTTTTATTGATCAACTCTTCACTGATGTTTACAATTTCGAATTTGAAGATTTGCAAGTGACTTTGAGGGGAGGACTTTTTAAACAGTCCATTGAAATAAACATAATCACAGCTCAAGAACTAAGAGAAATTCAGaatgaaatagaaacatttttgagAAGTCTGCCAGCACTGAGAGGAGAATTAACTATTATCACTTCTCCTTTGATCCCAG ATATTTTCATTCATGGATTTACTACAAGAACAGGTGGGATATCTTATATACCAACTCTTAGCTCATTCAATCTCTTCAGTAGTTCCAAACGGAGAGATCCCAAGGCAGTGGTTCAAGAAAATCTGCGTAGGTTGGCGAATGCTGCAGGATTTAATATGGAGAAATTTTACCGAATAAAG ACTCATCATTCCAATGACATCTGGATTATGGGAAGAAAGGAGCCTGATTCTTATGATGGAATAACTACAAATCAGAGAGGAGTCACAATAGCTGCTCTTGGTGCTGACTGTATACCAATAGTTTTTGCAGATCCAGTCAAAAAAGCATGTGGGGTTGCTCATGCTG GTTGGAAAGGTACTTTGTTGGGTGTTGCTATGGCTACAGTGAATGCTATGATAGCAGAATATGGCTGCAGTTTGGAAGACATTGTTGTTGTACTTGGACCTTCAGTAGGACCTTGCTGTTTTACTCTTCCAAGAGAATCAGCAGAGGCATTTCATAATCTTCATCCTGCATGTGTACAACTATTTGATTCACCAAATCCCTATATTGACCTCCGTAAAGCCACAAG gATTCTTCTAGAACGGGGAGGAATTCTTCCACGGAATATTCAGGACCAGAACCAAGATCTCAACCTCTGTACATCTTGCCATCCTGACAAGTTTTTCTCCCATGTCCGAGATGGCCTTAATTTTGGTACACAAATTGGCTTCATATCAATTAGAGAATAA
- the LACC1 gene encoding laccase domain-containing protein 1 isoform X1, with protein MNLRGSPERWGAKVIWHKSILSRMAEAVLIDLFGLKLNSQKNCHQTLLKTLNAVQYHHAAKAKFLCIMCCSNISCERDGEQDNCELETGNGLSALLKEFEIVSCPSMAACLYTIKQKIDERNLSSIKVIVPRHRKTLMKAFIDQLFTDVYNFEFEDLQVTLRGGLFKQSIEINIITAQELREIQNEIETFLRSLPALRGELTIITSPLIPDIFIHGFTTRTGGISYIPTLSSFNLFSSSKRRDPKAVVQENLRRLANAAGFNMEKFYRIKTHHSNDIWIMGRKEPDSYDGITTNQRGVTIAALGADCIPIVFADPVKKACGVAHAGWKGTLLGVAMATVNAMIAEYGCSLEDIVVVLGPSVGPCCFTLPRESAEAFHNLHPACVQLFDSPNPYIDLRKATRILLERGGILPRNIQDQNQDLNLCTSCHPDKFFSHVRDGLNFGTQIGFISIRE; from the exons ATGAACCTCAGAGGGAGCCCCGAGCGATGGGGAGCGAAG GTGATTTGGCACAAAAGTATTCTTTCAAGGATGGCAGAAGCAGTTTTGATTGATCTTTTTGGTTTGAAATTGAACTCTCAAAAAAACTGCCATCAGACATTACTGAAGACTTTGAATGCTGTCCAGTACCACCATGCCGCCAAGGCCAAGTTTCTTTGTATAATGTGTTGCAGTAACATCAGCTGTGAAAGGGATGGAGAACAAGATAATTGTGAATTAGAAACAGGCAATGGATTATCAGCTCTCTTGAAAGAATTTGAGATTGTTAGCTGTCCCAGCATGGCTGCCTGTTTGTATACCATTAAACAgaaaattgatgaaagaaatctGAGCAGCATTAAGGTAATTGTacccaggcacaggaagacattAATGAAAGCTTTTATTGATCAACTCTTCACTGATGTTTACAATTTCGAATTTGAAGATTTGCAAGTGACTTTGAGGGGAGGACTTTTTAAACAGTCCATTGAAATAAACATAATCACAGCTCAAGAACTAAGAGAAATTCAGaatgaaatagaaacatttttgagAAGTCTGCCAGCACTGAGAGGAGAATTAACTATTATCACTTCTCCTTTGATCCCAG ATATTTTCATTCATGGATTTACTACAAGAACAGGTGGGATATCTTATATACCAACTCTTAGCTCATTCAATCTCTTCAGTAGTTCCAAACGGAGAGATCCCAAGGCAGTGGTTCAAGAAAATCTGCGTAGGTTGGCGAATGCTGCAGGATTTAATATGGAGAAATTTTACCGAATAAAG ACTCATCATTCCAATGACATCTGGATTATGGGAAGAAAGGAGCCTGATTCTTATGATGGAATAACTACAAATCAGAGAGGAGTCACAATAGCTGCTCTTGGTGCTGACTGTATACCAATAGTTTTTGCAGATCCAGTCAAAAAAGCATGTGGGGTTGCTCATGCTG GTTGGAAAGGTACTTTGTTGGGTGTTGCTATGGCTACAGTGAATGCTATGATAGCAGAATATGGCTGCAGTTTGGAAGACATTGTTGTTGTACTTGGACCTTCAGTAGGACCTTGCTGTTTTACTCTTCCAAGAGAATCAGCAGAGGCATTTCATAATCTTCATCCTGCATGTGTACAACTATTTGATTCACCAAATCCCTATATTGACCTCCGTAAAGCCACAAG gATTCTTCTAGAACGGGGAGGAATTCTTCCACGGAATATTCAGGACCAGAACCAAGATCTCAACCTCTGTACATCTTGCCATCCTGACAAGTTTTTCTCCCATGTCCGAGATGGCCTTAATTTTGGTACACAAATTGGCTTCATATCAATTAGAGAATAA